One part of the Ziziphus jujuba cultivar Dongzao chromosome 2, ASM3175591v1 genome encodes these proteins:
- the LOC132799106 gene encoding agamous-like MADS-box protein AGL15, translated as MGRGKIEIKRIENANSRQVTFSKRRAGLLKKAQELAILCDAEVAVIIFSNTGKLFEFSSSGMKRTLSRYNKCLDSPETAVVEYKMEKQDSKEADVLKEEIAKLQKKQLHLLGKDLTGLTLRELQHLEQQLNDGLLSVKERKEQLLMEQLEQSIVQEQRAVLENETLRRQVEELRCLFPQTEYPVPSYLEYYPIEKRSSLVNHGILNTDLSSNFAVEKGDSDTTLHLGLASDVYHKKKIHEGEIHSSDSGSQLGLL; from the exons ATGGGTAGGGGGAAGATTGAGATCAAGAGGATTGAGAATGCAAATAGCAGGCAAGTCACATTCTCTAAAAGACGCGCTGGACTGCTCAAGAAAGCTCAGGAATTGGCTATCCTTTGTGATGCCGAGGTTGCTGTTATTATCTTCTCTAACACCGGCAAGCTTTTTGAGTTTTCTAGTTCTGG AATGAAGCGAACACTCTCAAGATACAACAAATGTCTAGATTCTCCTGAGACTGCTGTTGTAGAATACAAGATGGAG aaacAAGATTCTAAGGAGGCGGATGTTCTAAAAGAGGAAATTGCAAAGCTACAAAAGAAGCAATT ACATCTATTGGGTAAGGACCTTACTGGCTTAACCCTGAGAGAATTACAGCACCTAGAACAGCAACTAAATGATGGATTGTTGTCAGTGAAGGAGAGGAAG GAGCAGTTACTCATGGAGCAACTAGAGCAATCAATAGTACAG GAACAGCGTGCTGTATTGGAAAATGAAACCTTGCGCAGACAG GTTGAAGAGCTTCGATGCCTATTTCCACAAACAGAGTACCCAGTTCCATCCTATCTCGAATACTACCCTATTGAGAAGAGAAGTTCACTTGTAAACCATGGTATCTTGAATACAGacttgtcctccaattttgcAGTTGAGAAAGGAGATTCAGATACCACATTGCACTTGGG GCTGGCAAGTGATGTTTATCACAAGAAGAAGATCCACGAGGGGGAAATTCACTCCAGTGACTCGGGAAGCCAATTGGGACTTCTGTGA
- the LOC132800590 gene encoding protein BPS1, chloroplastic-like, protein MVLLVPKIGKLYTKQESHHLGCKSEALSSALEAFRSDVSNGLNKLSVNSKPRLEILSFSWIQQCFELINIINKAFAKLVVDIDCPMNKWEAASVEEYLKYSLNLLELLNSISLSISNLGHSRLRISHALSLVEESPSLAIESLKASHTMNSSKEFKRNMNKEDGKEKSYSGKERVIHEAMIVMESMGFWICGILLSGICGDEKPYSEMRKFSSRLVVFSSFPRLDSSICEAIMEKKSELVELKELKDAEACLVAAITIGKYRDGAEELQRRLEKFEKLLEGLGKEVDHVFKEVLNGRNQLLKSLQQRKQ, encoded by the coding sequence ATGGTTCTTTTGGTTCCAAAGATTGGCAAACTCTATACCAAACAGGAAAGTCATCATCTTGGCTGCAAGTCAGAAGCTTTATCATCTGCTTTAGAGGCTTTTAGATCCGATGTTTCGAATGGTTTGAACAAGCTGTCAGTGAATTCAAAACCCAGGTTGGAAATTCTATCATTTTCATGGATTCAGCAATGTTTTGAGCTCATCAACATCATCAACAAAGCTTTTGCCAAACTAGTTGTGGACATAGACTGTCCTATGAACAAATGGGAAGCTGCTTCTGTGGAAGAATATCTGAAATACAGCTTGAATTTGCTGGAACTTCTCAATTCAATTAGTTTATCTATTTCAAATCTTGGACACTCCAGGCTTAGAATCTCTCATGCTTTGAGCCTTGTGGAGGAATCTCCTTCTTTGGCTATAGAGAGTCTGAAAGCAAGTCATACTATGAATTCCAGCAAGGAATTCAaaaggaatatgaataaagaagatggaaaagaaaAGTCTTACTCAGGAAAGGAAAGAGTCATCCATGAAGCTATGATTGTTATGGAGAGCATGGGATTTTGGATATGTGGGATTTTGCTATCTGGTATATGTGGGGATGAAAAGCCATACTCAGAGATGAGAAAATTTTCCAGTCGGTTGGTagttttttcttcatttccgAGATTAGATTCGAGTATTTGCGAGGCAATAATGGAGAAAAAGAGTGAGTTGGTAGAGTTGAAAGAGCTTAAAGATGCAGAGGCTTGCCTTGTTGCTGCTATAACCATAGGGAAGTACAGAGATGGAGCTGAGGAATTGCAAAGAAGATTAGAGAAATTTGAGAAGCTGCTGGAGGGTTTAGGTAAGGAAGTAGATCATGTTTTCAAGGAGGTTTTGAATGGAAGAAACCAATTGCTCAAAAGCCTGCAACagagaaaacaataa